The proteins below are encoded in one region of Asticcacaulis excentricus CB 48:
- a CDS encoding alpha-2-macroglobulin family protein, whose product MIDWRNRTVLSAAAAVLISGFCVGFLTAKATEGGFRKAAPEGQIPITETMGKLFGKVRDKNAPRSGGMKPTGFAVWKQRLDTSGSSPQACIEFSKPLDASKSYGDYVLVSPELPSAPAVTVKGSELCVGGFGFTDRRVTLLKGLPSAGKDTLKQNADVDFAFGEKPPYVGFAGNGVILPREESDGVAVESLNVSTLAFEVWRVGDRNLVRKTISAPDATAEGDYDYEWGEDSPKGEGYKIWSGKVAVKGGAGERVTTVFPLGAVLKDLKAGAYVVKVRDASGGRDKTEGDQPAQARRWILFTDMALTTYTGTTGVDVVVRSLKTARPMGSVRVALVAQNGEELASANSTSDGRVHFDKALLKGEDALSPKMIMAYGPAEDFTAMDIHASPMDFSSQGVGGRSDEKLTDGRTANALVDGYLYTDRGIYRPGEMVRLVALVRDPDGKAIKDRKGALVVYRPSGVEAFRFPFAQTPQGFAYANIALPKSAPRGQWRAKLLIEGIDEEQGSAGFAVEDFAPQRLGVDMKADVERPLTAVSETRAVQVAARFLYGASGSGLTVSGSARIRVDRNPFPKYKDYRFGNEQAPFDEQYADLPQTATDAEGKAVLPFASNYDTDQPLTALVTASVFEPGGRPVSEVETLRIRTKPVYVGVRLDTKDAKGGENPVTAFSLIALNAQGAPVTARGVKVKLISENWNYDWYQQDGRWQWRRTSKDVVISDKDYEIGAASPLNFENRLGWGDYRLEITQASTGARTVIRFAAGWGAPSDGTEAPDFVRLTAGSQSYAQGDTISLTLKSPYKGEAQVAVANDRLIDLKTVSVGDNGTTVRLKTDARWGGGAYVMVSVVQPRDPVDASKPRRAMGLIYVPLDPKNRKLNVTLDLKDKVFRPDFSKSGQALIDVPVKVEGAGLGKTARVSLAVVDQGIINLTKFKTPDPAGFYFGKRALGLEYRDDYGRLLDPNMGAAADVFGGDQIGGDGLTTTPIKTVALWSGVVNTGIDGKAHIKLPVGKFNGELKIMAVAWTDDAVGSAEDKLTVRQPVVAELALPRFLAPGDKAYATLELNNVEGKPGLYESLVKGFNGIVTAFKKAFNIGQGQRVQEGILIQAPSTVGVSKINLALSGQGYGFDEDYQIQTRMGWGAQTRTMIDQQAPGAVFTLPPDLLSGLQPGSATVQVSYSPFRGIDPGPLAAALNRYPYGCTEQIISAAYPWLYVSGADAARAQTILKGAVNRLLDRQSADGAFGLWRAGDGEAEGWIGAYATDFLLEARKRGVYVPQEVIDKAMNAMRDMSKPEGFTSVSYRLKIEEGPWWNAMAAKTVSEEMRSRASAYALYVMAKAGSGDLARLRWYHDVQFKAERSPVSKAQVGAALALMGDKARARSAFRQAAQGMGYKATYDWYQSPLRDVAAVIALAYEAGELDTAKTLIPLLERHVKGPDEMNTQEQAQVLKAASLMLAQAGPLSIKGENVKALDGKSSLQRFQIAAVKDAKFTNQGKGAVWRTITVTGVPVAPPPAQAKGYTIDKAYYTLQGQRIDPSQVVQGQKVLVVISGRTNYAETRPVVVDDALPAGFEIEMTLSRDDAQNGPFRFVGDLSQTDVQEARDDRYVAALDVSANSGFAMAYVARAVTPGDYYLPGVEVKDLYRHDLFARTAGGRLTVAPR is encoded by the coding sequence GCAAGGCGGCCCCAGAAGGTCAGATCCCTATAACCGAAACCATGGGTAAGCTGTTCGGCAAGGTGCGTGACAAAAACGCCCCGCGCTCTGGCGGCATGAAGCCAACCGGTTTTGCCGTCTGGAAACAGAGGCTCGATACATCGGGGTCATCGCCGCAGGCCTGTATCGAATTCTCTAAACCGTTGGATGCCTCCAAATCCTATGGCGACTATGTGCTAGTGTCGCCTGAACTGCCATCGGCTCCGGCGGTGACGGTGAAGGGTTCGGAGCTGTGCGTCGGAGGCTTCGGCTTTACCGACCGCCGGGTGACCCTGCTTAAAGGTTTGCCCTCGGCCGGCAAGGACACTTTGAAACAGAATGCCGATGTCGATTTCGCCTTCGGGGAAAAGCCGCCCTATGTCGGTTTCGCCGGCAATGGTGTCATTTTGCCACGTGAGGAATCCGACGGGGTAGCGGTTGAAAGCCTGAACGTCTCGACCCTGGCCTTTGAGGTCTGGCGTGTCGGTGACCGCAATTTGGTGCGCAAGACGATCAGCGCGCCAGACGCTACTGCCGAAGGCGATTACGACTACGAATGGGGTGAGGACAGCCCTAAGGGCGAAGGCTACAAGATTTGGTCCGGCAAGGTGGCGGTGAAGGGCGGCGCGGGAGAGCGCGTCACTACCGTCTTCCCGCTGGGGGCGGTGTTGAAAGACCTTAAGGCCGGGGCCTATGTGGTTAAGGTGCGCGACGCTTCGGGCGGCCGTGATAAGACGGAAGGCGATCAGCCGGCGCAGGCCCGTCGCTGGATATTGTTCACCGATATGGCGCTGACCACCTATACTGGCACAACCGGGGTGGATGTGGTGGTGCGCTCGCTCAAAACGGCCCGCCCGATGGGGTCGGTGCGCGTGGCGTTGGTGGCCCAGAATGGCGAAGAACTGGCCTCGGCCAATTCAACTAGCGATGGTCGCGTGCATTTTGACAAGGCCCTGCTGAAGGGCGAAGACGCCCTGTCGCCCAAGATGATCATGGCCTATGGCCCGGCGGAAGACTTCACCGCCATGGACATCCACGCCTCGCCGATGGACTTCTCGTCGCAGGGCGTGGGTGGGCGTTCGGATGAGAAGCTGACCGATGGCCGCACGGCCAATGCGCTGGTGGACGGTTATCTCTATACTGACCGTGGCATCTATCGTCCCGGTGAAATGGTGCGTCTGGTGGCGCTGGTGCGTGATCCGGACGGCAAGGCGATCAAGGATCGCAAGGGCGCGCTCGTCGTCTATCGCCCGTCTGGCGTCGAAGCCTTCCGCTTTCCGTTCGCCCAGACACCGCAAGGCTTTGCCTATGCCAATATCGCCCTGCCGAAGTCGGCCCCGCGCGGGCAATGGCGCGCCAAATTGCTGATCGAGGGCATTGACGAAGAACAGGGTAGCGCCGGGTTCGCCGTAGAAGACTTTGCGCCGCAACGCCTTGGCGTCGATATGAAAGCCGATGTTGAGCGGCCGCTGACCGCTGTCAGTGAGACGCGTGCTGTGCAGGTGGCTGCCCGCTTCCTTTATGGCGCTTCGGGGTCTGGCCTGACGGTTTCGGGTTCGGCGCGTATACGTGTCGATCGCAACCCGTTCCCAAAGTATAAAGATTACCGCTTCGGCAATGAGCAAGCGCCCTTTGATGAGCAGTACGCCGATCTGCCTCAAACGGCGACCGATGCCGAGGGCAAGGCGGTGCTGCCCTTTGCCTCCAACTACGACACGGATCAACCTTTGACAGCGCTGGTTACAGCGTCGGTGTTTGAGCCCGGTGGCCGACCGGTCAGCGAGGTTGAGACGCTGCGCATCCGCACCAAGCCCGTCTATGTCGGGGTCAGGCTCGACACCAAGGATGCCAAGGGCGGTGAAAACCCGGTGACGGCTTTTAGCCTGATCGCGCTGAATGCGCAGGGCGCCCCGGTGACGGCGCGCGGCGTGAAGGTCAAGCTGATTTCAGAAAACTGGAACTACGACTGGTATCAGCAGGATGGGCGCTGGCAGTGGCGGCGGACTTCCAAGGATGTGGTCATTTCCGATAAGGATTATGAGATCGGGGCGGCATCGCCGCTGAATTTCGAAAACCGTCTGGGTTGGGGCGATTATCGTCTGGAGATCACCCAGGCATCGACGGGCGCCAGGACGGTGATCCGCTTCGCCGCCGGTTGGGGTGCGCCCTCCGATGGCACTGAGGCCCCGGATTTTGTGCGCCTGACCGCCGGGTCGCAGAGCTATGCCCAGGGCGATACCATCTCGCTGACGCTGAAATCACCGTATAAGGGCGAGGCACAGGTCGCGGTGGCCAATGACCGCCTGATCGACCTGAAAACCGTCAGTGTGGGCGATAATGGCACCACGGTGCGCCTCAAGACCGATGCGCGCTGGGGCGGAGGGGCCTATGTGATGGTCAGCGTGGTGCAGCCGCGCGACCCGGTCGATGCCTCCAAGCCGCGCCGGGCCATGGGCCTGATTTATGTGCCGCTTGACCCCAAGAACCGCAAACTGAACGTCACACTGGACCTTAAAGATAAGGTGTTCCGTCCCGACTTTTCCAAGTCCGGTCAGGCCCTTATCGACGTGCCGGTCAAGGTCGAAGGTGCGGGCCTCGGCAAGACGGCGCGCGTATCGCTTGCGGTCGTGGATCAGGGCATTATCAACCTGACCAAGTTCAAGACCCCTGATCCCGCCGGATTCTATTTCGGTAAGCGGGCGCTGGGGCTCGAATATCGTGACGACTACGGCCGACTGCTCGATCCCAATATGGGCGCGGCAGCCGACGTCTTCGGTGGCGATCAAATCGGTGGCGATGGACTGACCACCACGCCGATCAAGACGGTCGCCCTGTGGTCGGGGGTCGTCAATACGGGCATTGATGGCAAAGCACATATCAAATTGCCGGTTGGCAAGTTCAATGGCGAGCTAAAAATCATGGCCGTGGCCTGGACCGACGATGCAGTCGGTTCGGCCGAGGACAAGCTCACTGTGCGTCAGCCGGTGGTCGCCGAACTGGCCCTCCCGCGCTTCCTCGCTCCGGGCGATAAGGCCTATGCCACGCTGGAACTGAATAATGTCGAAGGCAAGCCGGGCCTCTATGAGAGCCTCGTGAAGGGCTTCAACGGTATCGTCACGGCCTTCAAAAAGGCCTTTAATATCGGTCAGGGGCAAAGGGTGCAGGAGGGCATCCTCATTCAGGCTCCCTCAACGGTGGGTGTGTCGAAGATTAATCTGGCGCTGTCGGGTCAGGGCTATGGCTTCGACGAGGATTATCAGATCCAGACCCGCATGGGCTGGGGCGCACAGACACGCACGATGATTGATCAGCAGGCACCGGGGGCAGTCTTCACCTTACCGCCGGATCTGCTCAGTGGCTTGCAGCCGGGGTCGGCGACGGTTCAGGTTTCTTATTCACCCTTCCGCGGCATTGATCCGGGGCCGCTGGCGGCGGCGCTCAACCGCTATCCCTATGGCTGTACCGAACAGATCATCTCGGCGGCCTATCCGTGGCTATATGTGAGTGGCGCGGATGCGGCGCGGGCCCAGACCATCCTCAAGGGGGCGGTCAACCGCCTGCTGGATCGTCAGTCGGCGGATGGAGCCTTTGGTCTGTGGCGCGCAGGTGACGGTGAAGCCGAAGGCTGGATTGGGGCCTATGCCACCGACTTCCTCCTCGAGGCGCGCAAACGTGGCGTCTATGTGCCGCAGGAGGTCATCGACAAGGCGATGAATGCCATGCGCGACATGTCTAAGCCGGAAGGTTTCACCTCGGTGTCTTATCGCCTCAAGATCGAGGAAGGTCCGTGGTGGAACGCCATGGCCGCCAAGACTGTCTCTGAAGAGATGCGTTCGCGCGCCTCAGCCTACGCTCTTTACGTGATGGCCAAGGCGGGTTCGGGCGATCTGGCGCGCCTGCGCTGGTATCACGATGTGCAGTTCAAGGCCGAGAGGTCACCGGTGTCGAAAGCGCAGGTCGGTGCGGCTCTGGCCCTGATGGGTGATAAGGCGCGGGCCAGATCGGCCTTCCGTCAGGCGGCGCAGGGTATGGGCTATAAAGCGACCTATGACTGGTATCAATCGCCTCTGCGGGACGTGGCTGCGGTAATCGCCCTGGCCTATGAGGCCGGGGAGCTGGATACGGCGAAAACGCTCATCCCGCTTCTGGAACGCCATGTCAAAGGCCCGGACGAGATGAATACGCAGGAGCAGGCGCAGGTGCTGAAAGCCGCGTCCTTGATGCTGGCTCAGGCCGGACCCCTCAGCATTAAGGGCGAGAATGTCAAGGCGCTGGACGGCAAGTCGAGCTTGCAACGCTTCCAGATCGCTGCGGTCAAGGACGCGAAGTTCACCAATCAGGGCAAGGGCGCGGTCTGGCGCACCATCACCGTCACGGGTGTGCCTGTGGCCCCGCCGCCGGCGCAAGCCAAGGGCTATACTATCGACAAGGCCTACTACACGCTTCAGGGTCAGCGTATCGACCCATCGCAAGTTGTGCAGGGTCAGAAGGTGCTGGTGGTTATCAGTGGACGGACGAACTATGCTGAAACCCGGCCGGTTGTGGTCGATGACGCTCTGCCCGCGGGCTTCGAAATCGAGATGACCCTGTCGCGCGATGACGCGCAGAATGGCCCTTTCCGTTTTGTCGGCGACCTTAGCCAGACCGATGTGCAGGAAGCTCGCGACGACCGCTATGTGGCAGCGCTGGACGTGTCGGCCAACAGTGGTTTTGCCATGGCCTATGTGGCGCGCGCCGTAACGCCTGGTGATTACTACCTGCCGGGCGTCGAGGTGAAGGACCTCTATCGGCACGACCTCTTTGCGCGCACAGCGGGCGGGCGACTGACGGTGGCCCCGCGATGA
- the pbpC gene encoding penicillin-binding protein 1C has protein sequence MRFKPDAYVPRLIKPLIGFVAFQVAVCVADLVLPPDLTRAEAASAVALDHNGAWLRALPVQGGTWRIRADLDRTDPGFIKHLLKVEDERFWWHQGVDAVAIARAFGSNLSAGGIVSGGSTLSMQTARLLEPKPRNYLSKLIEVFRAWQLEARFSKRDILSLYLTLAPYGGNLEGVRAASLSYFGHEPESLTLGEQALLIALPQAPEARRPDRHPERALRARNLVLERMAAKGVLSATQAGEAKTEPMVVKRFAFPALGWHAAGRLASEARGLQATVVTTLDAQLQARLEALARQTAVAQGPNSSTAILVIEIRSRAVRASVGSAGLDRTGGWIDMVQAIRSPGSTLKPFIYGFGFEEGIVAPETRLMDAPTRFGDYQPENFDKVFHGEVSAKEALTHSLNVPAVAVLNRIGAGAFESRLQGVGVHLIRPKTGLRDAGLALALGGAGIELQDLGALYAALGDKGLMKPLAWTEAEAKANLSRPGQRLMAADAASRVISILRETPPPAGRLPAHLMKTANRPAYKTGTSYGFRDALAVGVAGGYAVLVWTGRPDGGSRADQTGREASAPLLFDVFDQINAPSQAPQSLTPAAAPEALKALKPAARGPSILFPPDQATVYVEGQVTGGKLSVTRGLKPSARGKAPLNWYVNGQPMMADTEGRVEWRPDAEGFYEVSVVDADGVTNRSRVRVKAIAQRKP, from the coding sequence ATGCGCTTTAAGCCCGACGCTTATGTCCCCCGCCTCATCAAACCCCTGATCGGCTTTGTGGCCTTTCAGGTGGCGGTGTGTGTGGCCGATCTGGTCCTGCCGCCCGACCTAACGCGTGCCGAAGCCGCCTCGGCCGTGGCGCTTGATCACAACGGTGCATGGCTGCGGGCACTGCCCGTCCAAGGAGGGACGTGGCGTATCCGTGCCGACCTCGACCGCACCGACCCCGGCTTTATCAAACACCTCCTCAAGGTCGAGGACGAACGTTTCTGGTGGCATCAGGGGGTCGATGCTGTGGCGATTGCGCGCGCGTTTGGCTCCAACCTGAGCGCGGGTGGCATAGTTTCCGGCGGCTCGACTTTGTCCATGCAGACGGCGCGACTGCTGGAGCCCAAACCCCGTAACTACCTCTCGAAGCTGATTGAGGTCTTTCGGGCATGGCAACTGGAGGCGCGGTTCTCCAAGCGTGATATCCTGTCGCTCTATCTGACACTGGCTCCCTATGGTGGCAATCTGGAAGGGGTCCGCGCGGCTTCGCTGTCTTACTTCGGACATGAGCCGGAAAGCCTTACCTTGGGCGAACAAGCCTTGCTGATCGCCTTGCCGCAGGCCCCTGAAGCGCGCCGTCCGGACCGCCACCCCGAACGCGCCTTGCGGGCGCGCAATCTTGTGCTGGAGCGTATGGCGGCCAAAGGCGTGCTAAGTGCCACGCAGGCTGGCGAAGCCAAGACCGAGCCTATGGTCGTTAAGCGCTTTGCCTTCCCTGCGCTGGGCTGGCATGCGGCGGGCCGGCTGGCATCGGAGGCCAGAGGCCTCCAGGCAACCGTGGTGACGACGCTTGACGCGCAATTGCAGGCGCGGCTGGAAGCTTTGGCGCGGCAAACGGCGGTAGCGCAGGGGCCAAACTCATCGACGGCCATCCTCGTCATCGAAATCCGTTCGCGGGCCGTGAGGGCCAGCGTCGGTTCGGCGGGCCTTGACCGCACGGGCGGGTGGATCGATATGGTGCAAGCCATCCGCTCGCCCGGCTCGACGCTCAAACCGTTTATCTACGGCTTTGGGTTTGAAGAGGGGATCGTGGCTCCCGAGACGCGTCTTATGGACGCGCCAACGCGCTTTGGTGACTACCAGCCGGAAAACTTCGACAAGGTGTTTCATGGGGAGGTGTCGGCCAAGGAAGCCCTGACGCACTCGCTCAATGTGCCCGCCGTGGCGGTGCTCAATCGTATCGGGGCCGGGGCTTTTGAGTCGCGTTTGCAAGGGGTGGGGGTGCACCTGATCCGCCCCAAGACCGGCCTGCGCGATGCCGGTTTGGCGCTGGCACTGGGTGGGGCGGGCATCGAGTTGCAGGATCTGGGGGCGCTCTATGCAGCTTTGGGTGATAAGGGCCTGATGAAGCCGCTGGCTTGGACGGAAGCCGAGGCTAAGGCCAATCTCAGCCGTCCCGGTCAGCGACTGATGGCTGCTGACGCGGCTTCGCGCGTCATTAGTATCTTACGTGAAACCCCGCCGCCCGCCGGCCGCCTGCCTGCGCATCTCATGAAAACGGCTAACCGTCCAGCCTATAAGACCGGTACCTCCTACGGTTTCCGCGATGCGCTGGCGGTCGGGGTCGCGGGCGGATATGCGGTATTGGTGTGGACGGGTCGCCCCGATGGCGGTTCGCGCGCCGATCAGACGGGCCGTGAAGCCTCTGCACCCTTGCTGTTCGACGTCTTCGATCAGATCAATGCCCCGTCTCAGGCCCCGCAAAGCCTGACCCCGGCGGCGGCTCCTGAAGCGTTGAAGGCGCTCAAACCCGCTGCGCGCGGGCCGTCCATCCTCTTCCCACCGGATCAGGCGACCGTGTATGTTGAGGGTCAGGTGACGGGGGGCAAGTTGAGCGTTACGCGCGGGCTAAAACCGTCGGCGCGGGGCAAGGCGCCGCTGAATTGGTACGTCAATGGTCAGCCTATGATGGCCGATACGGAAGGTCGCGTGGAATGGCGGCCTGACGCCGAAGGGTTTTACGAGGTCAGCGTCGTCGATGCCGATGGCGTCACCAACCGCTCCCGCGTACGGGTCAAGGCGATTGCTCAGCGAAAGCCTTAA
- a CDS encoding LolA family protein, whose product MTELTKRALLTGLTAASLLTTAPAWAQGRNTIQQFVTPPKFSAQDQGRIDRAVAYLQSLGTGGGRFEQTDYKGRTTAGKWWLQRPGKIRFEYDAPYSLLVVSDGKTVNTWDPRLKAFNQYPLNATPLSLFLSKQIRLDQGVIVTEVTPTTDGFRLKARDRRRDVEGSILMTFIERGNALQLGEWTVTDQQGKGTRVRLVTFDRNTAVRPDLFVLKKPKGAN is encoded by the coding sequence ATGACCGAGCTTACCAAACGCGCCCTGCTCACGGGCCTGACCGCCGCCAGCCTGCTGACCACCGCGCCTGCGTGGGCGCAGGGGCGTAACACTATCCAGCAATTCGTCACTCCGCCCAAGTTCAGCGCGCAGGATCAAGGCCGCATCGACCGCGCCGTCGCCTATCTGCAGTCTTTAGGCACAGGGGGTGGTCGCTTTGAACAGACGGATTACAAGGGGCGCACCACCGCTGGTAAGTGGTGGCTGCAACGGCCCGGCAAGATCCGCTTTGAATACGATGCCCCCTATTCGCTGCTGGTCGTATCGGACGGCAAAACGGTGAATACCTGGGACCCGCGCCTGAAGGCCTTTAACCAGTACCCCCTCAACGCCACACCGCTGTCGCTGTTCCTTTCGAAACAAATTCGTCTTGATCAGGGCGTCATCGTCACAGAGGTCACACCGACCACGGACGGCTTCCGCCTGAAGGCGCGCGATCGCCGTCGCGACGTCGAAGGCTCGATTCTGATGACCTTCATCGAGCGTGGCAATGCCCTGCAACTGGGCGAATGGACAGTGACGGATCAGCAGGGTAAGGGCACGCGCGTCAGGCTTGTCACCTTTGACCGAAACACAGCCGTGCGACCGGACTTGTTTGTGCTGAAAAAGCCAAAGGGCGCGAATTAA
- a CDS encoding RidA family protein: MSPEPTFYAYPFDAAFSEAVRIGNTLYLSGHIGDDDNGNLADGFEAEVAQMIANVAASLARFDLGLDALISVRVMLTDMGQLECFNRLFAACFSDKPLPVCSAFGVTQLALNAAIEIECVARL; the protein is encoded by the coding sequence ATGAGCCCCGAACCCACCTTCTATGCGTACCCTTTCGATGCGGCCTTTTCCGAGGCCGTGCGTATCGGCAACACCCTCTACCTGTCGGGTCATATCGGAGATGATGACAACGGCAATCTTGCCGATGGTTTTGAGGCCGAGGTGGCGCAGATGATAGCCAACGTGGCGGCGTCGCTGGCCCGCTTTGATCTGGGGCTGGACGCGCTGATCTCAGTGCGGGTCATGCTCACTGATATGGGGCAGCTTGAGTGTTTCAATAGACTTTTTGCGGCCTGTTTTAGCGACAAGCCGCTGCCCGTCTGCTCAGCCTTTGGCGTGACGCAATTGGCGCTGAATGCGGCGATTGAGATTGAGTGTGTCGCGCGGCTGTAG
- the rpsP gene encoding 30S ribosomal protein S16, whose product MLKIRLARGGSKKRPYYHIVIADAAAPRDGKFIAKVGSYNPMLSKDDANRVTLKTEVIADWLKKGAQPTDRVARFLSKEGLVKWEHGNNPQKGTPGKKAQERAAERAQREQDRLDAEAAAKAEAEAAAAAPAAEEAPAEEASEG is encoded by the coding sequence ATGCTGAAAATTCGTCTGGCCCGCGGTGGCTCCAAGAAGCGCCCGTACTACCATATCGTTATCGCTGATGCCGCCGCTCCGCGCGACGGTAAGTTCATCGCCAAGGTGGGCTCGTATAACCCGATGCTGTCAAAGGACGACGCCAACCGCGTCACCCTGAAGACCGAAGTCATCGCCGACTGGCTCAAGAAAGGCGCTCAGCCGACCGACCGCGTCGCGCGCTTCCTGTCGAAGGAAGGCCTTGTGAAGTGGGAACACGGCAACAACCCGCAAAAGGGTACGCCGGGCAAGAAGGCTCAGGAACGCGCAGCCGAACGCGCTCAACGCGAGCAGGACCGTCTGGACGCCGAAGCCGCTGCCAAGGCCGAAGCCGAAGCGGCTGCTGCCGCTCCGGCCGCTGAAGAAGCCCCTGCTGAGGAAGCTTCTGAAGGCTAA
- the ffh gene encoding signal recognition particle protein, which translates to MFDSLNERLSGLFDRLGGRGVLSEKDVDEALREVRVALLDADVALPVVRQFMTKARELAAGEAIIKAVKPADQVVKIVYDGLIDMLGGEEPTPIDLAAVPPAVILMAGLQGSGKTTTSAKLALRLSKFERKKVMMASLDTRRPAAMEQLKLLGEQVGVDVLPIIAGQSAVEITRRALQSAKLQGYDVLILDTAGRTTLDEALMAEAAEIASLSKPVETFLVADSLTGQDAVRTAEAFHARLPLTGLILTRVDGDGRGGAMLSMRAVTGLPIKFTGSGEKVDALDVFDARRIAGRILGQGDVVALVEKAAQELDAAKAEQMAKKLSKGQFDLNDLADQLGQMKRMGGMGGIMGLLPGVQKVKKQMDEMNISDKMFDRQIAIISSMTKAERKKPDLLNASRKRRIAAGAGVDVAEINRLLKQHRQMADVFKMMARNGGKGMGNMAKMLGLGNMPNMAQMQQMGKKLENNPAIGDNMGADFERLKQLGAGKLPNIPGGLSGLPGLGNSLPGLGGANPFDPKKK; encoded by the coding sequence ATGTTCGACTCGCTGAACGAGCGCTTATCCGGTCTTTTCGACCGTCTGGGTGGCCGCGGCGTCCTTTCGGAAAAGGACGTTGACGAAGCCCTGCGCGAGGTCCGCGTCGCCCTGCTCGACGCCGACGTCGCTCTGCCGGTCGTGCGTCAGTTCATGACCAAGGCGCGCGAGCTGGCCGCCGGGGAAGCCATCATCAAGGCGGTCAAGCCCGCCGATCAGGTGGTGAAAATCGTCTATGACGGCCTGATCGACATGCTGGGGGGCGAGGAGCCGACCCCGATCGACCTCGCGGCCGTGCCGCCCGCCGTCATCCTGATGGCTGGTCTCCAAGGGTCGGGTAAGACCACCACCTCGGCGAAGCTGGCGCTGCGCCTGTCGAAGTTCGAGCGCAAGAAGGTCATGATGGCCTCGCTCGATACACGCCGTCCCGCCGCTATGGAGCAGTTAAAACTGCTCGGCGAACAGGTGGGTGTCGATGTGCTGCCGATCATCGCGGGTCAGAGCGCGGTGGAAATCACCCGCCGTGCTCTGCAATCGGCCAAACTTCAGGGCTACGACGTTCTGATCCTCGACACCGCCGGTCGCACGACGCTGGACGAGGCCCTGATGGCTGAGGCGGCTGAGATCGCCAGCCTCTCGAAGCCGGTCGAGACCTTCCTGGTAGCCGACTCGCTGACAGGTCAGGACGCGGTGCGCACCGCCGAAGCCTTCCATGCCCGCCTGCCGCTAACCGGACTGATCCTCACCCGCGTGGACGGCGACGGTCGCGGCGGGGCCATGCTTAGCATGCGCGCTGTCACCGGCTTGCCGATCAAGTTCACCGGTTCGGGTGAGAAGGTCGATGCGCTGGATGTCTTTGATGCCCGCCGTATCGCCGGCCGTATTCTGGGCCAGGGCGACGTGGTGGCGCTGGTCGAAAAGGCGGCGCAGGAGCTGGACGCGGCCAAGGCCGAGCAGATGGCCAAGAAGCTGTCCAAGGGGCAGTTCGACCTCAATGACCTTGCCGATCAGCTGGGTCAGATGAAGCGCATGGGCGGCATGGGCGGCATTATGGGTCTGCTCCCGGGTGTGCAGAAGGTCAAGAAGCAGATGGACGAGATGAACATCTCGGACAAGATGTTTGACCGTCAGATCGCTATCATCTCCTCTATGACCAAGGCCGAGCGCAAAAAGCCCGATCTGCTCAACGCTTCACGCAAGCGCCGCATCGCTGCCGGGGCCGGCGTCGATGTCGCGGAAATCAATCGCCTTCTGAAACAGCACCGTCAGATGGCCGACGTCTTCAAGATGATGGCCCGTAATGGTGGTAAGGGCATGGGCAATATGGCCAAGATGCTGGGCCTGGGGAACATGCCCAACATGGCCCAGATGCAGCAGATGGGCAAAAAGCTCGAAAACAACCCCGCCATTGGCGACAATATGGGCGCCGATTTCGAGCGCCTGAAACAGCTCGGCGCCGGCAAACTGCCCAATATACCTGGCGGGCTTTCCGGTTTGCCGGGGCTCGGCAACTCCCTTCCGGGGCTAGGCGGGGCTAACCCGTTCGACCCCAAAAAGAAATAA